From the genome of Verrucomicrobiia bacterium, one region includes:
- a CDS encoding response regulator, with protein sequence MNKTCILQVEDDANDVFLLQRSFREAGITNPLQVATDGQMAIDYLAGAGPYANRARYPLPGLILLDLKLPHKSGREVLQWIRSQPGLRRIVVVVFTTAQYVGDVGLAYDLGANCFLVKPSDFTHYVRIAHLLKGWWLEHNQFAPLMEAAWPLSSYSAKLQRLFEHHAPDNPS encoded by the coding sequence GTGAACAAAACCTGCATTCTCCAGGTGGAAGACGATGCGAACGATGTCTTCCTGTTGCAACGCTCTTTTCGCGAGGCAGGAATAACCAACCCCTTACAGGTTGCCACGGATGGCCAAATGGCAATCGATTATCTTGCCGGCGCCGGGCCGTATGCCAATCGAGCCCGGTACCCCCTGCCGGGCCTCATCCTGTTGGATTTGAAACTGCCCCACAAATCCGGGCGCGAGGTGCTCCAGTGGATTCGTTCCCAACCGGGTTTGAGACGCATCGTGGTTGTCGTTTTTACCACGGCGCAGTACGTCGGGGATGTCGGCTTGGCCTATGATCTGGGCGCCAATTGTTTCCTGGTGAAACCGTCGGACTTTACGCATTACGTGCGTATCGCCCACCTGCTGAAGGGCTGGTGGCTCGAGCACAACCAATTTGCGCCGTTGATGGAGGCCGCCTGGCCGTTGTCCTCTTATTCGGCGAAGCTGCAGCGCCTCTTCGAGCATCACGCCCCGGATAATCCGTCCTGA
- a CDS encoding fibronectin type III domain-containing protein, with product MFARRLQRLVAAGLIAGWMGMTAQNVPAQAVANVTLAWDPSPSSNIAGYRVYSGTISQAYNNVTDAGTNTTATVSSLLVGMTYYFAVTAYDSLGLESPFSQEISYSVPVLQSSPPTVGISIVGNQALLNGTGPIGYAYEVLVSSNLFNWTSIGSVTNALSGLFQFTDSTTNAPSRFYRLRQIAP from the coding sequence ATGTTTGCGCGACGATTACAGCGGCTTGTGGCCGCCGGGCTGATAGCGGGATGGATGGGAATGACTGCACAGAATGTCCCGGCGCAAGCGGTGGCCAACGTCACACTCGCCTGGGACCCGAGCCCTTCGAGCAATATCGCCGGATACCGGGTCTATAGCGGGACGATTAGCCAGGCCTATAACAATGTGACGGATGCAGGAACCAATACCACGGCCACCGTTTCGAGCCTGCTTGTGGGGATGACCTATTATTTCGCGGTTACCGCCTATGATAGCCTGGGGCTGGAAAGCCCGTTTTCACAGGAAATTAGCTACTCTGTGCCTGTTTTGCAAAGCTCGCCTCCGACCGTGGGAATATCCATCGTGGGAAACCAGGCGCTATTGAACGGAACAGGGCCCATTGGATACGCCTACGAGGTGTTGGTCTCCAGCAATCTCTTCAATTGGACATCGATAGGCAGCGTTACCAACGCTCTAAGCGGACTTTTTCAATTCACCGACTCGACTACCAATGCCCCCAGCCGCTTTTATCGCCTGCGCCAAATAGCGCCTTAA